In Bacteroidota bacterium, the following proteins share a genomic window:
- a CDS encoding CatB-related O-acetyltransferase, whose amino-acid sequence MISEKAEIDSCSFSGKVRIGDFCRLFNVSLSGNILIGKNTSIFGPNTDIYSVHNKVEIGNFCSIARNVSIQEFNHNYERCSTYFIFKNVFKEKNIISDTVSKGDIKIGHDVWIGTQSVILSGSIIGNGAVIAANSVITGDIPPYSIVGGTPARVLKYRFSDDIIQALQKIEWWNWDHEKIKRNRDFFESPMNMKKIINVVS is encoded by the coding sequence ATGATTAGTGAAAAAGCGGAAATTGATTCCTGCAGTTTTTCAGGTAAGGTAAGAATAGGAGATTTTTGCAGGTTATTTAATGTGTCTTTAAGCGGAAATATATTAATCGGAAAGAATACCAGCATTTTTGGACCAAATACGGATATTTACAGTGTTCATAACAAGGTTGAAATTGGAAATTTCTGTTCCATTGCAAGAAATGTTAGCATACAGGAGTTTAACCATAACTATGAGCGTTGCTCCACCTACTTTATTTTCAAAAATGTTTTTAAAGAAAAAAATATTATTTCAGATACAGTTTCCAAAGGTGATATTAAGATTGGACATGATGTTTGGATTGGTACACAGAGTGTAATTCTTTCTGGTTCAATTATTGGAAATGGAGCTGTAATTGCTGCAAATAGTGTAATAACCGGTGATATTCCTCCATATTCAATTGTAGGAGGTACACCTGCGAGGGTATTGAAATATAGGTTTTCAGATGATATTATTCAGGCTCTTCAAAAGATTGAATGGTGGAATTGGGACCATGAAAAAATAAAAAGAAACAGAGATTTTTTTGAATCACCCATGAATATGAAAAAGATAATCAACGTTGTTTCTTAA
- a CDS encoding glycosyltransferase has product MQEKQANIAVVVVAYNREVALERILNSLAIANYDGFANIPLIISIDKSETDAIEKIAKSFNWLFGKKKIIVHNENLGLKNHIISCGDLTSTYENVIVLEDDLYVSPYFYDYAYQAREFYKNDENVAGISLYSIDCNDHAVLPFIPIADGFDNFFMQVPSSLGQMWTKKQWHEFKKFYDSDNVTITHEDIIPDKVIAWGESSWKKYFYKYLVNFNKFFVYPRVSFTTNFGDPGTHFILETKRFQVNICMNTRTYNFSRLSEALAQYDCFHELMPEIIKKMNPQLGEYDFTCDLYGEKNLGKINNEFIISIRDCNSPLKSFSCGMIPQELNIALAIDGDYFSLGKTIHFNKQFDQIHPKRLKLTTFSKISTFIIRHKAYNDAEKNFKNSISYKVSRLILFPLLILKKLKIVLMSK; this is encoded by the coding sequence ATGCAGGAAAAACAAGCAAATATTGCCGTAGTTGTCGTTGCTTATAATAGGGAAGTGGCATTAGAAAGAATTCTTAATTCATTAGCCATTGCTAATTATGATGGATTTGCCAATATTCCTTTAATAATAAGTATCGATAAAAGCGAAACAGATGCCATTGAAAAAATTGCAAAGTCATTCAATTGGTTGTTTGGGAAAAAAAAAATCATTGTTCACAATGAAAACTTAGGTTTAAAAAATCACATTATAAGTTGCGGCGATCTTACTTCCACTTATGAAAATGTAATAGTACTGGAAGACGATCTTTATGTTTCACCCTATTTCTACGATTATGCCTATCAGGCTCGGGAATTTTATAAAAATGATGAAAACGTAGCAGGAATTTCCCTTTATTCAATTGATTGTAATGATCATGCTGTTTTACCTTTTATTCCAATTGCTGACGGGTTTGATAATTTTTTTATGCAGGTTCCTTCATCTCTTGGGCAAATGTGGACAAAAAAACAATGGCATGAATTTAAAAAGTTTTATGATTCTGATAATGTTACAATCACCCATGAAGATATTATTCCGGATAAGGTTATTGCATGGGGGGAAAGCTCCTGGAAAAAATATTTTTATAAGTATTTAGTGAACTTCAATAAATTTTTTGTTTATCCCAGGGTTTCATTTACTACCAATTTCGGTGATCCAGGCACGCATTTTATCCTCGAAACTAAAAGGTTCCAGGTAAACATTTGTATGAATACCAGAACCTATAATTTCAGCAGATTAAGTGAGGCATTAGCCCAGTATGATTGTTTTCATGAGTTAATGCCTGAAATAATAAAGAAAATGAATCCACAATTAGGTGAATATGATTTTACCTGTGATTTGTATGGCGAGAAAAACTTAGGCAAAATAAATAATGAATTTATTATTTCTATCAGGGATTGCAATTCTCCTTTAAAATCGTTTTCTTGCGGTATGATTCCTCAAGAATTAAATATTGCCCTTGCTATTGATGGAGATTATTTTTCATTGGGTAAAACAATACATTTCAATAAACAATTTGATCAAATTCATCCCAAAAGGTTAAAATTAACAACTTTCAGTAAAATAAGTACTTTTATCATCAGGCATAAAGCGTACAATGATGCAGAAAAAAATTTTAAAAATTCAATATCCTATAAAGTTTCCCGCCTGATTTTATTTCCATTATTAATTCTCAAAAAACTGAAGATAGTTTTAATGAGCAAATAG
- a CDS encoding SBBP repeat-containing protein translates to MLFFLNNSFAQKWQWVEKIGLSGSGNNHAYDLVLDSESNIFVVGRVKNSATFGSGSNAVSPAFYGDRDIFVAKYDKNGNLKWANRSGSASAEWANGIAVDKKGNCYATGVFRSNCAFGSTVVNAIGNSDAFVIKYDSLGNIVWLKQAGGSSAGVTAESVAVDSLGNVYITGKFSYTVSFDTIVLTSNSNSADIFLAKYDSLGNCLWVQQYGGSGDDTGNAIKIDLNGNVIFTGHFSGTATFDITALSSFGGWDIFLSKINSDGVLQWVKNIGGSGTDEGYELECDLFNNYYLTGYVGSRMHFSKHNSSGIQIWNKSFTGTGTSRGLGISIDKSGSSFITGYFNGPTAFDTNISYSPMGTQDIFVAKYDSSSSLVWFKHVQNTIIAGIIPTGAAISVDTLGFAYVTGDFLSTASFDTISRTASGTSSDVFIGKISPYFKAEVSVNSQTFCAGANISFSGPQPKAYSSEFSWQWSFPGGVPNSSNVSNPIVQYNSIGNYDVTLIAYNGFEYDTLSLANFITISSAPVVSLGNDTSLCQGASIELTTDPVFQEYLWSDGSTSSSLTVTSQGEYYVVVDGSGCAGSDTVNITIDVCLDIAELGTKETISVFPNPFTNHVSFVVNLTLESNPELSIYDMYGKLHLKSTIKNTIENVNTDFLPTGIYFYRISVSESEGYSGKIIKR, encoded by the coding sequence TTGTTATTTTTCCTTAATAACTCTTTTGCTCAAAAATGGCAATGGGTAGAAAAGATAGGATTAAGTGGTTCCGGAAACAATCATGCTTATGATCTTGTTCTTGATTCAGAATCAAATATTTTTGTTGTGGGCAGAGTAAAAAATTCAGCAACTTTTGGTTCAGGCTCAAATGCTGTAAGCCCTGCTTTTTATGGCGACCGAGATATTTTTGTTGCTAAATATGATAAAAATGGAAATTTAAAATGGGCAAATAGGTCTGGCAGTGCAAGTGCTGAATGGGCAAATGGAATTGCAGTTGATAAAAAAGGGAATTGTTATGCCACAGGGGTTTTTCGTTCTAATTGTGCATTCGGTTCCACTGTTGTAAATGCAATTGGCAATTCCGATGCTTTTGTAATAAAATACGATTCTCTTGGAAATATTGTTTGGTTAAAGCAAGCAGGCGGCTCTTCAGCAGGTGTAACCGCTGAAAGTGTCGCAGTTGATTCATTGGGAAATGTATACATTACAGGAAAGTTTTCTTATACTGTTTCATTTGATACAATAGTACTGACAAGTAATTCCAATTCGGCTGATATTTTTCTTGCTAAATATGATTCATTAGGAAATTGCCTATGGGTTCAACAATATGGAGGATCGGGAGACGATACCGGAAATGCAATAAAAATAGATTTAAATGGTAATGTAATTTTTACCGGACATTTTTCAGGAACAGCGACTTTTGATATTACTGCATTATCAAGTTTTGGAGGGTGGGATATTTTTCTATCGAAAATTAATTCTGACGGAGTTTTACAATGGGTAAAAAATATCGGTGGTTCAGGAACAGATGAAGGTTATGAATTAGAATGCGATTTATTCAATAATTATTACCTCACAGGATATGTAGGCTCAAGAATGCATTTTTCAAAGCATAATTCTTCTGGAATACAAATATGGAATAAATCATTCACTGGAACCGGAACAAGTCGTGGTTTAGGAATCTCCATTGATAAGTCAGGAAGCAGTTTTATTACTGGGTACTTTAATGGTCCCACTGCTTTTGACACAAATATTTCATACTCACCAATGGGAACTCAGGATATTTTTGTTGCAAAATATGATAGTTCATCTTCATTGGTTTGGTTCAAACACGTTCAAAATACAATTATTGCAGGCATTATTCCAACTGGAGCAGCCATTTCAGTTGACACTTTGGGATTTGCCTATGTGACAGGGGATTTTTTATCAACTGCTTCTTTTGATACTATTTCAAGGACTGCTTCTGGTACTAGTTCTGATGTTTTTATAGGTAAAATTTCTCCATATTTTAAAGCTGAGGTTTCAGTAAATTCTCAGACTTTTTGTGCTGGTGCTAACATATCTTTTTCAGGGCCCCAACCTAAAGCCTATTCCTCGGAATTTTCCTGGCAATGGAGTTTCCCAGGTGGCGTACCTAATTCTTCGAATGTTTCTAACCCTATCGTTCAATATAACTCAATTGGCAATTATGATGTAACATTAATTGCCTATAACGGTTTTGAATATGATACACTCTCTTTAGCAAATTTTATTACAATTTCTTCTGCACCTGTTGTTTCATTGGGCAATGATACCTCATTATGCCAGGGAGCATCCATTGAGTTGACCACCGACCCTGTTTTTCAAGAATACCTTTGGTCAGATGGGTCAACTTCCTCCTCTTTAACCGTAACCTCACAGGGTGAATATTATGTTGTTGTTGACGGTTCAGGATGTGCAGGTTCCGATACTGTTAATATTACTATTGATGTTTGTTTGGATATTGCTGAATTGGGAACAAAAGAAACAATTTCTGTCTTCCCTAATCCGTTTACTAATCATGTAAGTTTTGTTGTTAACCTAACTTTAGAATCAAATCCTGAGTTGTCTATTTACGACATGTATGGTAAGTTACATCTAAAATCTACGATTAAGAATACCATTGAAAATGTTAACACAGATTTTTTACCTACAGGAATTTACTTTTATCGAATTTCAGTATCCGAATCAGAAGGATATTCGGGCAAAATTATAAAAAGATAG
- a CDS encoding glycosyltransferase: MSTPFPKADITVLMPVYNAADYLVDAIDSILNQTFINFEFIIINDGSEDASEEIILSYNDERIKYSKNQKNKGIVATLNKGIDLAIGKYIVRMDADDIAISDRIQVQKELMDAFPRVGVSSGYIKLFGNDNSIWKVPLSNDEIKATLLFDSPICHPASIIRTSVLREHCLHYKTTFPHMEDIDLWYRMKDLTEFANIDKILLYYRYENQNITLKNKATKIERTNQRNRLVLNDLGMNPSQKELDLHFGFKSNSLEVNNENVILYKKWLKNLKSVNKEKKVYPVIGLENVIARKWEQVFFKLPPYGIWVIWTYFKNSDKIYLKHLNYLLKYTFNIIVTNKSNLK; encoded by the coding sequence ATGTCCACACCTTTTCCTAAAGCAGATATTACTGTGTTAATGCCTGTATATAACGCTGCGGATTATTTGGTAGATGCTATTGACAGCATTTTAAATCAAACCTTCATAAATTTTGAATTTATAATTATTAATGATGGATCTGAGGATGCTTCAGAAGAAATTATTTTATCCTATAATGATGAGAGAATTAAATACAGCAAAAATCAAAAAAATAAAGGTATAGTTGCTACTTTAAACAAAGGAATAGATTTGGCAATTGGCAAATATATTGTCCGAATGGATGCTGATGATATTGCCATTTCTGATCGTATACAGGTGCAAAAAGAATTAATGGATGCTTTTCCCCGTGTTGGTGTTTCAAGTGGTTACATAAAATTGTTTGGCAATGACAATAGTATTTGGAAAGTTCCTTTGTCCAATGATGAAATAAAAGCCACCTTGTTATTCGATAGTCCCATTTGCCATCCTGCTTCAATAATTAGAACATCTGTTCTAAGAGAACATTGTTTACATTATAAAACGACATTCCCTCATATGGAAGACATTGATTTATGGTATAGAATGAAAGATTTAACGGAATTTGCTAACATTGATAAAATTCTGCTTTATTACAGGTATGAAAATCAAAATATCACATTAAAAAACAAAGCCACTAAAATTGAAAGAACAAATCAAAGAAATAGATTAGTACTGAATGATTTGGGTATGAATCCCAGTCAAAAAGAACTAGATTTACATTTTGGTTTCAAAAGCAATTCACTTGAGGTAAATAATGAAAATGTAATTTTGTACAAAAAATGGTTAAAAAATTTAAAAAGTGTCAATAAAGAAAAAAAAGTGTATCCTGTAATCGGGTTAGAAAATGTTATAGCAAGAAAGTGGGAACAAGTGTTTTTTAAACTTCCTCCCTATGGTATTTGGGTGATATGGACATATTTTAAAAATTCAGACAAAATTTATTTAAAACATTTAAATTATCTTTTAAAATATACTTTTAATATAATAGTGACAAACAAAAGCAACCTGAAATAA